Proteins co-encoded in one Podospora pseudoanserina strain CBS 124.78 chromosome 7 map unlocalized CBS124.78p_7, whole genome shotgun sequence genomic window:
- the ISA2 gene encoding [4Fe-4S] proteins maturation (BUSCO:EOG09265G5K; EggNog:ENOG503P4Q9; COG:C; COG:U): MPPLHCVNPPATASLFIQLSMRRRAIATSPSILDLLLPLPVRSASGPTRAHHSVPTACTRQIPHQSGPSQIAARSPRSSWRPCSPRGNLTRRSFTTTMPRSAATTAPPSGTTRALFNPQTDDDGQEMMLEITPRAAKRLSEIMAKDSNPYLALRIQVESGGCHGFQYLMKLVTLPDSLHSSSATDGAAESTSAIGEDDTIFTFAADGESAPTDLTAPKIILDTPSLELLKGSKVDFTMELIGSQFKIVDNPLATSSCGCGTSFDIKI, translated from the exons ATGCCACCACTGCACTGTGTCAACCCTCCCGCCACCGCGAGTCTCTTTATTCAGCTCAGCATGCGCCGCCGGGCCATCgcgacctccccctccatcctcgatcttctcctccctctgccaGTGCGGAGCGCCTCTGGGCCAACTCGGGCGCATCACTCTGTGCCTACTGCATGCACTCGCCAAATACCTCACCAATCGGGCCCCAGCCAAATTGCCGCGAGGAGTCCTAGATCATCATGGCGTCCTTGCTCTCCCCGAGGTAATCTCACAAGACGGAGCTTCACAACCACGATGCCGCGGtctgccgccaccaccgctcccCCAAGCGGTACCACTCGTGCACTCTTCAACCCCCAAACGGACGATGATGGCCAGGAAATGATGTTGGAGATCACTCCGCGCGCAGCCAAG CGTCTTTCCGAGATTATGGCTAAGGACTCTAACCCATACCTCGCCCTTCGTATTCAAGTAGAGTCCGGTGGCTGTCATGGGTTTCAATATCTGATGAAGCTGGTCACTCTTCCTGATTCACTGcattcctcctcggcaaccgACGGGGCAGCAGAGAGTACATCCGCGATCGGAGAAGATGATACTATCTTTACCTTTGCAGCCGATGGTGAGAGTGCCCCAACTGATTTGACAGCTCCAAAAATCATTCTTGACACTCCTTCTCTTGAGCTTTTAAAGGGGAGTAAGGTGGACTTTACGATGGAACTTATTGGATCGCAGTTTAAAATCGTGGACAATCCTCTCGCTACAAGTAGTTGTGGGTGTGGCACAAGCTTTGACATAAAGATATGA
- the RPS19A gene encoding Protein component of the small (40S) ribosomal subunit (EggNog:ENOG503P1YW; COG:J), whose translation MPGGVTVRDVDAHKFVGAYAAFLKRQGKLPVPGWVDTVKTGPAKEMPPQDIDWFYVRAAAVARHVYLRKTVGVGRLRRVHGSAKNRGSRPSHHVEASGSVDRKIMQALEKIQVLEQDEEKGGRRITQQGQRDLDRIAQTVAEAEGEEDEDDE comes from the exons ATGCCTGGAGGAGTCACCGTTCGCGATGTCGAT GCCCACAAGTTCGTCG GCGCCTACGCCGCTTTCTTGAAGCGTCAGGGCAAGCTCCCCGTCCCCGGTTGGGTTGACACCGTCAAGACCGGCCCCGCCAAGGAGATGCCTCCCCAGGACATCGACTGGTTCTACGTCCGTGCCGCTGCCGTCGCTCGTCACGTCTACCTTCGCAAGACCGTTGGTGTcggccgcctccgccgcgtTCACGGCAGCGCCAAGAACCGTGGCTCGcgcccctcccaccacgTCGAGGCCTCCGGCAGCGTTGATCGCAAGATCATGCAGGCTCTTGAGAAGATCCAGGTCCTtgagcaggatgaggagaagggtggCCGCCGCATCACGCAGCAGGGTCAGCGTGATCTTGACC GTATTGCCCAGACCGTTGCTGAggctgagggtgaggaggatgaggatgacgagtAA
- a CDS encoding uncharacterized protein (EggNog:ENOG503P0S1; COG:S), which yields MVSSLTSLLAWAAVVGASPLVRHRAVDSLNEEATAEAHQRDNGATRAFSNVEIRTSDGKCLFVDELSGDFRANLTPVQIADCGSTNGQGWDVITAGAHIRGDGVALIVSSLTNACLNFDSRRQAGNQLLLFSCGGRADGGGDVTDSQLFDFDGGAGPLSLSPQNEGGNFCATARGNTLDIANCQNGDASQTFTIGGGAPASGNNGVNGGNNDDNNGGNNGGDESAGNGGNGGNGSSGNPSGTSTSSCTKSTRTVTVTPTTAPSAAPAQSTTTAPGAGNGNINDGNNNGGNNDNGGNNNKDNGNNNGGGSIPSVNPTEPVPVSRAGGTLQPTAAAQSHQRDEGATRAFSDVTIRAPNNKCLFIDPTAGDFRQNLIPVSLVDCTGSPNEKFDVITAGKHNNNRELAALIVSTLVSDP from the exons ATGGTGTCTTCGCTCACATCTTTGCTGGCCTGGGCTGCTGTCGTGGGAGCCTCCCCGCTTGTACGACATCGGGCAGTTGACTCCCTCAATGAAGAGGCCACGGCCGAAGCCCATCAGAGGGACAATGGTGCTACCCGGGCTTTCTCCAACGTTGAGATCCGAACATCAGACGGGAAATGTCTTTTCGTTGACGAGCTGTCTGGAGATTTCCGAGCCAACCTTACTCCCGTTCAGATTGCGGACTGCGGTTCTACTAATGGGCAGGGCTGGGACGTCATCACTGCCGGCGCTCATATCAGAGGCGATGGCGTGGCCCTCATCGTGTCATCCTTGACCAATGCTTGCCTGAATTTTGATTCGCGCCGACAAGCCGGGAatcagcttctcctcttctcatgCGGCGGTCGAGCGGATGGAG GGGGTGATGTGACTGACTCTCAGCTGTTTGACTTTGACGGCGGTGCCGGCCCGCTTTCACTGAGCCCTCAAAACGAAGGAGGAAACTTTTGCGCAACCGCAAGGGGGAACACTCTTGACATTGCGAACTGTCAGAATGGAGACGCCAGCCAGACCTTCAccattggtggtggtgccccGGCTAGCGGCAACAACGGTGTAAACGGCGGCAACAATGATGACAACAACGGTGGGAACAACGGAGGCGATGAAAGTGCTGGCAACGGTGGAAATGGCGGAAATGGTAGTTCTGGTAATCCTAGCGGTACCTCCACCTCGAGCTGTACTAAAAGTACTCGAACAGTGACTGTTACTCCTACGACCGCACCTTCAGCTGCCCCTGCCCAgtcaaccaccactgccccTGGTGCCGGGAACGGTAACATCAACgatggcaacaacaacggcgggaacaacgacaacggcggcaacaacaacaaggatAATGGCAATAACAATGGCGGTGGGAGCATCCCCTCGGTCAACCCTACCGAACCTGTGCCCGTGTCTCGTGCCGGCGGTACTCTCCAGCCCACTGCTGCAGCTCAGTCTCATCAGCGGGACGAAGGCGCTACCCGGGCCTTTTCCGATGTCACCATCAGGGCACCAAACAACAAGTGTCTCTTTATCGACCCGACCGCTGGCGACTTTCGACAGAATTTGATTCCTGTCTCGCTTGTGGACTGTACAGGTAGCCCGAACGAGAAGTTTGATGTTATTACCGCTGGTAAACATAACAACAACCGGGAACTTGCTGCTTTGATCGTGAGCACTCTGGTAAGTGATCCCTAA